In one Gemmatimonas sp. genomic region, the following are encoded:
- a CDS encoding aminopeptidase: MRRYLGTQWRRLLKITGTASATLAVAFLGLTPMGCYLSRAAYEEARILARRQPIPRLVARESTEPALRAKLALVLEARQFAVDSLRLKAEESFTTFSQLDRDTLVLVVSAAYPDRLERKSWWFPVVGRFPYKGFFDFTEARRTAEALSAEGYDVTVGPASAFSTLGWFNDPLVSTTVKADSVTLVNTVLHELLHTTFFAKGQVSFNESFATFVGGRGAEHFFRARGDSALLRRAQDDWHDDLLLGAFWERTAKEIDSVFATLPDSARTPRIAARDTVYTRARRRLVDSVGPQLRTYPAGWVERVPLNNAVLMSRRVYAERLDRFDSVYTASGGNIREAIRRVIAAHRDSVRTTEKTRKAGN, translated from the coding sequence TTGCGCCGGTACCTTGGCACGCAGTGGCGCCGCCTCCTCAAGATCACCGGCACCGCCAGTGCGACGCTCGCCGTGGCGTTCCTCGGGCTTACGCCCATGGGCTGCTACCTCTCGCGTGCGGCGTACGAAGAAGCCCGCATACTGGCGCGTCGTCAGCCCATTCCCCGCCTCGTGGCGCGCGAGTCCACGGAACCGGCGCTGCGCGCCAAGCTGGCCCTCGTGCTCGAAGCCCGGCAGTTCGCGGTCGATTCGCTGCGCCTCAAGGCGGAGGAAAGCTTCACCACCTTCTCGCAGCTCGATCGGGACACGCTCGTGCTCGTGGTCTCCGCGGCGTACCCCGACCGTCTCGAGCGCAAGAGCTGGTGGTTTCCCGTGGTGGGGCGGTTTCCCTACAAGGGGTTCTTCGATTTCACGGAGGCACGGAGAACGGCGGAGGCACTGAGTGCCGAGGGGTACGATGTCACGGTGGGTCCCGCCAGCGCCTTCAGCACGCTCGGGTGGTTCAACGACCCGCTGGTGAGCACCACGGTGAAGGCGGACAGCGTGACGCTGGTGAACACGGTGCTGCATGAACTGCTGCACACCACCTTCTTCGCCAAGGGGCAGGTGAGCTTCAACGAAAGCTTCGCCACCTTCGTGGGGGGGCGCGGCGCCGAGCACTTCTTTCGGGCCCGGGGGGACAGCGCCCTGCTGCGCCGGGCGCAGGACGACTGGCACGATGATCTGCTGCTGGGCGCCTTCTGGGAGCGCACGGCGAAGGAGATCGACAGCGTCTTCGCCACGCTCCCCGATTCCGCGCGGACGCCGCGCATTGCGGCGCGTGACACGGTGTACACGCGCGCCCGGCGTCGCCTCGTCGACTCCGTGGGGCCGCAGCTCCGCACCTATCCCGCCGGCTGGGTGGAGCGGGTGCCGCTCAACAACGCCGTGCTTATGTCCCGGCGCGTGTACGCCGAGCGCCTCGACCGGTTCGATTCGGTCTACACCGCGAGCGGTGGCAACATTCGCGAGGCGATCCGACGGGTGATTGCGGCGCACCGGGATTCGGTGCGCACTACGGAGAAAACGAGAAAAGCGGGGAACTGA
- the dnaE gene encoding DNA polymerase III subunit alpha, which produces MSFVHLHCHSEYSLLDGANRIDDLITRAQQYEMPALAITDHGNMHAAWEFQEKAKKAGVKPILGMEAYVAPGDRRTRGRPAPGVKPYYHLVLLARDLQGYKNLTKVTSLGYTEGFYTKPRIDRELLAQYSEGLIVTSACMAGEVAGHLLDDRLDEAREAAAWYAELFQGRYYLEVQAHTSEGQSRLNAKVLSLADDLGLPVVATNDAHFLKHEDHDAHDVLLCIGLGKDRNDKDRMKYDDGLYFKSADEVRPFFPGREDVLTNTLAIADAVDVQFAKKYYVPNFPLPDGVATENDLLVQLATDGAKVRYGDPLPAEVQERLDYELGVITKTGYAGYFLITADFIKAARDRGIPVGPGRGSAAGSLVAYATKITDVCPLEFDLLFERFLNPERVSMPDVDVDFCFERRGEVIDYVRQKYGKDSVGQIVTFGTMKSRAAVKDVGRTLGFTPAETDALAKLIPNAPNNSLTVAEAIEQVPEVKQFYQTDERYRQLLDFAVKLEGLSRHTGVHAAGVVIAPGPLDEFVPICTQSTKGSGGDGDERVIVTQYDMTALEKAGMLKMDFLGLTTLTVITDTIKAVKQRTGVEVTLEERGFTDDKTYQVLRAGRTGGVFQFESALATDVLKRMRCDRFDDLVASNALLRPGPLDAGMHNVYIRRKRGEEPTVYPLPELEPILSNTYGVITYQEQVMRIAQVLAGISLAEADVLRKAVGKKDAELIKKELGKFTEKAIAKGYDRKIIEELASQIETFGRYGFNKCLVGDTEIYDAATGRLVRIADVYEGRATLDAVATCDVDALRLGHGRVLDVMDNGVKPVFRLRTESGREIMATGNHPFLMIDGWRNLEAIGVGEHIAVPRALPGGARTEWPEHEVVALGHLLAEGNLGHPSGVYYYNQDEASIADFTAAAERFANVRCTRTTHKGTASIYTGRLDRAQPNGIFEWARALDLLGKVATTKEVPAAAFELPDAQIGMLLGRMWDGDGHVNAEDRSTYYATASKRLAQQVQHLLLRLGILGRLRDVTFGYAGGPRVGYQVFVTGVENLRPFAAHVGRHLVAPAKRAAMAAMPLDAVSGPSKDLVPVGPVRALARAAKTRRGAPWSVVEAGADVSARDLYPVGTNPSKIGFTRAVVNRLAKYFGDAALERLGDNDVLWDRVVSIEPAGEQRTYDLEIADTHNFVANDIVVHNSHSVAYSVVAYHTAFLKTHHPAEFMAALLSSNIGKTEEVIKYIAEAREMGLEVLAPDVNESGWRFTVVGDRRIRFGLGAIRNVGRGAIDSLLAARAEGPFTSLYDLCTRVDLRVFNKRVFEALIAAGAGDGLGGHRAQLMAALDAAMSEATLQQEEAEKGQVSLFGDLLGGPAEEVHRPSGAPALPNTPPWAESERLQREKELLGFYISGHPLEKYRTECELFASHTVAQLGTWVPEPVTIGVVVTAIKKQIAKRSGNEFARLTVEDFSGSSEVLVFPEAWGVIAERVRPDVPLLLKGGYSKKDQGVENATFIVDGVTRFEEVRASGEVAVAIDLAPGLDLPAAIMEDVRAKVESHEGSAPLELHWRDANGRAVRFRSKSLTVTASPAILSDLRALLGADRVRLVRTGG; this is translated from the coding sequence ATGTCGTTCGTTCACCTGCACTGCCACTCCGAATATTCGCTGCTCGACGGGGCGAATCGTATCGACGATCTGATCACGCGCGCCCAGCAGTACGAAATGCCGGCGCTGGCGATCACCGATCACGGTAACATGCATGCCGCCTGGGAGTTCCAGGAGAAGGCGAAGAAGGCCGGGGTGAAGCCCATTCTGGGCATGGAAGCGTATGTGGCCCCGGGGGACCGGCGCACGCGCGGCCGGCCGGCGCCTGGCGTGAAGCCCTACTACCACCTGGTGCTGCTCGCGCGCGACCTGCAGGGGTACAAGAACCTCACGAAGGTCACGTCGCTGGGCTACACCGAGGGGTTCTACACCAAGCCGCGCATCGACCGGGAACTGCTCGCGCAGTATTCCGAGGGGCTCATCGTGACCTCGGCCTGCATGGCGGGGGAGGTGGCGGGGCACCTGCTGGACGACCGCCTGGACGAGGCGCGGGAGGCCGCCGCCTGGTACGCCGAGCTGTTCCAGGGGCGCTACTACCTGGAAGTGCAGGCGCACACGAGCGAGGGGCAGAGCCGGCTCAACGCCAAGGTGCTGAGCCTGGCCGACGACCTTGGCCTGCCGGTGGTGGCCACCAACGACGCGCACTTCCTCAAGCACGAGGATCACGACGCGCACGACGTGCTGCTGTGCATCGGTCTGGGGAAGGACCGGAACGACAAGGACCGCATGAAGTACGACGACGGCCTCTACTTCAAGAGTGCCGACGAAGTGCGTCCGTTCTTCCCCGGTCGTGAGGATGTGCTCACGAACACGCTCGCCATTGCCGACGCGGTGGATGTGCAGTTCGCGAAGAAGTACTACGTGCCGAACTTTCCGCTGCCGGACGGTGTGGCGACGGAAAACGACCTGCTGGTGCAGCTCGCCACCGACGGTGCCAAGGTCCGCTACGGCGATCCGTTGCCGGCCGAGGTGCAGGAACGCCTCGACTACGAGCTGGGGGTCATTACCAAGACCGGCTACGCGGGCTACTTCCTCATCACCGCCGACTTCATCAAGGCGGCGCGTGACCGCGGCATTCCGGTGGGTCCGGGGCGCGGCTCCGCGGCTGGATCGCTGGTGGCATACGCCACGAAGATCACCGATGTCTGCCCACTGGAGTTCGACCTGCTCTTCGAGCGCTTCCTGAATCCGGAGCGCGTGAGCATGCCCGACGTGGACGTCGACTTCTGCTTCGAGCGGCGCGGCGAAGTGATCGACTACGTGCGGCAGAAGTACGGCAAGGACAGCGTGGGGCAGATCGTGACCTTCGGCACGATGAAGTCACGCGCCGCGGTGAAGGATGTGGGGCGCACGCTGGGGTTCACGCCGGCCGAAACCGATGCGCTGGCGAAGCTCATTCCGAACGCCCCCAACAACTCGCTCACGGTGGCGGAAGCCATCGAGCAGGTGCCGGAGGTCAAGCAGTTCTACCAGACCGATGAGCGCTACCGGCAGCTGCTCGACTTTGCGGTGAAGCTGGAAGGGTTGTCCCGTCACACGGGGGTGCACGCCGCCGGGGTGGTCATTGCGCCGGGCCCGCTGGACGAGTTCGTGCCCATCTGCACGCAGTCGACCAAGGGCTCGGGGGGGGATGGCGACGAGCGCGTGATCGTGACGCAGTACGACATGACGGCGCTGGAGAAGGCCGGCATGCTCAAGATGGACTTCCTGGGGCTCACCACGCTCACCGTCATCACCGACACGATCAAGGCGGTGAAGCAGCGCACGGGCGTGGAGGTCACGCTCGAGGAGCGTGGCTTCACCGACGACAAGACGTACCAGGTGCTGCGCGCCGGCCGTACGGGGGGCGTGTTCCAGTTCGAAAGTGCGCTGGCGACCGACGTGCTCAAGCGCATGCGCTGCGACCGCTTCGACGACCTCGTGGCGTCCAACGCGCTGCTGCGCCCGGGGCCGCTCGACGCCGGCATGCACAACGTGTACATCCGCCGCAAGCGCGGCGAAGAGCCCACGGTGTATCCGCTGCCGGAGCTCGAGCCCATTCTGTCCAACACGTACGGGGTCATCACCTATCAGGAGCAGGTGATGCGTATTGCCCAGGTGCTGGCGGGCATTTCGCTCGCCGAAGCCGACGTGTTGCGCAAGGCCGTGGGCAAGAAAGACGCGGAGCTGATCAAGAAGGAGCTGGGCAAGTTCACCGAGAAGGCGATTGCCAAGGGCTACGACAGGAAGATCATCGAAGAGCTGGCCAGCCAGATCGAAACGTTCGGGCGGTACGGATTCAACAAGTGTCTGGTTGGCGATACGGAGATCTACGACGCCGCGACGGGCCGTCTCGTCCGTATTGCCGATGTGTACGAGGGGCGCGCCACGCTCGATGCCGTCGCCACCTGTGATGTGGATGCGCTGCGCCTTGGCCATGGCCGCGTACTCGACGTGATGGACAACGGCGTGAAGCCGGTCTTCCGGCTCCGTACCGAGTCCGGTCGCGAAATCATGGCGACGGGGAACCACCCGTTCCTCATGATCGACGGCTGGCGCAACCTCGAGGCAATCGGCGTGGGCGAGCACATCGCCGTACCACGTGCACTGCCGGGTGGTGCGCGTACTGAGTGGCCGGAGCACGAGGTCGTAGCGCTGGGCCATCTTCTGGCCGAGGGGAACCTCGGCCACCCGAGCGGCGTGTACTACTACAATCAGGACGAGGCGTCGATTGCCGACTTCACGGCAGCCGCCGAGCGGTTTGCGAACGTCCGTTGCACACGGACCACGCACAAGGGAACCGCGTCGATCTATACGGGGCGTCTCGACCGTGCGCAGCCCAACGGCATCTTCGAGTGGGCACGTGCGCTCGACCTGCTTGGCAAGGTCGCCACGACCAAGGAGGTTCCGGCAGCGGCCTTCGAACTCCCCGACGCGCAGATCGGCATGCTGCTTGGTCGCATGTGGGATGGCGACGGTCACGTGAACGCCGAGGATCGCTCCACGTACTACGCCACGGCGTCGAAGCGGCTCGCGCAGCAGGTGCAGCATCTGTTGTTGCGCCTGGGCATTCTGGGGCGCCTTCGCGACGTCACGTTCGGCTACGCGGGGGGACCGCGGGTCGGGTATCAGGTGTTCGTGACGGGGGTGGAGAACCTGCGGCCGTTTGCCGCGCACGTGGGACGCCACCTCGTGGCCCCGGCGAAGCGGGCAGCCATGGCCGCGATGCCGCTCGATGCGGTGAGCGGTCCGAGCAAGGACCTGGTACCGGTAGGGCCGGTGCGCGCGCTCGCGCGGGCGGCAAAGACGCGGCGTGGCGCCCCGTGGAGCGTGGTGGAAGCGGGCGCCGACGTATCCGCTCGCGATCTCTACCCGGTCGGTACGAATCCATCGAAGATCGGTTTCACCCGCGCCGTGGTGAACCGCCTGGCCAAGTACTTTGGTGATGCGGCGCTCGAACGACTGGGCGACAACGACGTGCTGTGGGATCGGGTAGTCTCGATCGAACCGGCTGGCGAACAGCGCACGTACGACCTCGAGATCGCCGATACGCACAACTTCGTGGCGAACGACATTGTCGTTCACAACAGCCACAGCGTCGCGTACTCCGTCGTCGCGTACCACACGGCCTTCCTCAAGACGCACCATCCCGCCGAGTTCATGGCGGCGCTGCTGTCGTCGAACATCGGGAAGACCGAAGAGGTCATCAAGTACATTGCCGAAGCCCGCGAAATGGGGCTCGAGGTGCTGGCACCGGATGTGAACGAGTCGGGGTGGCGCTTTACGGTGGTGGGTGACCGGCGCATCCGCTTCGGCCTGGGCGCCATCCGCAACGTAGGGCGCGGCGCCATCGATTCGCTGCTGGCGGCGCGCGCCGAGGGCCCGTTCACGAGCCTCTACGACCTGTGCACGCGCGTGGACCTGCGGGTGTTCAACAAGCGGGTGTTCGAGGCGCTCATTGCCGCCGGAGCCGGCGACGGCCTGGGGGGGCACCGCGCGCAGCTCATGGCGGCGCTCGATGCCGCCATGAGCGAGGCCACGCTGCAGCAGGAAGAGGCGGAGAAGGGGCAGGTCTCCCTGTTCGGGGATCTGCTGGGAGGCCCCGCGGAGGAGGTACACCGGCCGTCGGGGGCACCCGCGCTGCCCAATACCCCGCCGTGGGCGGAAAGTGAGCGGCTGCAGCGCGAGAAGGAGCTGCTGGGGTTCTACATCTCCGGTCACCCGCTGGAAAAATACCGAACGGAGTGCGAACTCTTCGCCTCGCACACGGTGGCCCAGCTGGGCACGTGGGTCCCCGAGCCGGTCACCATCGGGGTGGTAGTCACCGCCATCAAGAAGCAGATCGCGAAGCGTTCCGGCAACGAGTTCGCCCGGTTGACAGTCGAGGATTTTTCCGGATCTTCCGAGGTGCTGGTCTTTCCGGAGGCGTGGGGGGTCATTGCGGAGCGGGTACGCCCCGACGTACCTCTCCTGCTCAAGGGCGGCTACTCGAAGAAGGATCAGGGCGTCGAAAACGCCACGTTCATCGTAGACGGGGTCACGCGCTTCGAGGAGGTGCGCGCCAGCGGTGAAGTGGCGGTGGCGATCGACCTGGCTCCCGGGCTCGATCTCCCCGCCGCAATCATGGAGGATGTCCGCGCGAAGGTGGAGTCGCACGAAGGATCGGCTCCGCTCGAGCTGCACTGGCGCGACGCGAACGGGCGGGCGGTCCGCTTCCGGTCGAAATCGCTGACGGTCACGGCATCCCCCGCAATTCTTTCCGACCTTCGCGCGCTGCTTGGCGCCGACCGGGTGCGCCTCGTGCGCACCGGTGGCTGA